A genomic region of Saccopteryx bilineata isolate mSacBil1 chromosome 1, mSacBil1_pri_phased_curated, whole genome shotgun sequence contains the following coding sequences:
- the C2CD4C gene encoding C2 calcium-dependent domain-containing protein 4C, with amino-acid sequence MKKTNMWFLERLRGSGENGAAGGDAADKASKGPLYSNVLTPDKIPDFFIPPKLPAGPAEPEAQAELGPAAEPSPASASPRRAPRSPRLPAKLAAERKSLLKAATRHVIQIESAEDWPAEGAATNSDPQAQSAMSLPSVPKAQTSYGFATLAESPHTRRKESLFHSEHGALAQVGSPGARRRRGGVKADGGDGASKEAGGALMSPSRYFSGGESDTGSSAESSPFGSPLLSRSVSLLKGFAQDSQAKVSQLKHSVGRHGSLSADDSTPDTSPGARRRRLTRRAAPEPGAEPSPVPRAEHAVRMGTRGSVRLLAEYEVAQARLRVRLLAAEGLYDHLCDARSINCCVGLCLVPGKLQKQRSTIIKNSRHPIFNEDFFFDGLGPASVRKLALRIKVVNKGSSLKRDTLLGEKELPLTSLLPFL; translated from the coding sequence ATGAAGAAAACCAACATGTGGTTCCTGGAGCGCCTGCGGGGGTCCGGGGAGAACGGTGCCGCTGGGGGCGATGCGGCGGACAAGGCCTCCAAGGGGCCCCTGTACAGCAACGTGCTCACGCCGGACAAGATCCCCGACTTCTTTATCCCCCCTAAGCTGCCGGCCGGCCCCGCGGAGCCCGAGGCGCAGGCCGAGCTGGGCCCCGCGGCGGAGCCGAGTCCGGCCTCCGCTTCGCCCCGCCGAGCCCCGCGGAGCCCCCGGCTGCCCGCCAAGCTGGCGGCCGAGAGGAAGAGCCTGCTGAAGGCGGCCACCCGGCACGTGATCCAGATCGAGAGCGCCGAGGACTGGCCGGCTGAGGGGGCCGCCACCAACTCCGACCCCCAGGCGCAGAGCGCCATGTCCCTGCCCTCCGTGCCCAAGGCGCAGACGTCCTACGGCTTCGCCACGCTGGCCGAGAGCCCGCACACCCGGCGCAAGGAGTCCCTGTTCCACAGCGAGCACGGGGCCCTGGCCCAGGTGGGCTCCCCGGGGGCGCGGCGCCGCAGGGGGGGCGTCAAGGCCGACGGGGGCGACGGGGCGTCCAAGGAGGCCGGCGGGGCCCTCATGAGCCCCAGTCGCTACTTCAGTGGTGGGGAGAGTGACACGGGGTCCTCGGCGGAGTCCTCCCCGTTCgggtctcctctgctctctcgCTCCGTGTCGCTGCTCAAAGGCTTCGCCCAGGACAGCCAGGCCAAGGTGAGCCAGCTCAAGCACTCCGTGGGCCGCCACGGCTCCCTGTCCGCCGACGACAGCACGCCGGACACCAGCCCTGGGGCCCGGCGCCGCCGCCTCACGCGGAGGGCCGCCCCAGAGCCGGGCGCCGAGCCGAGCCCGGTGCCGCGCGCGGAGCACGCGGTGCGCATGGGCACGCGGGGCAGCGTGCGGCTGCTGGCCGAGTACGAGGTGGCTCAGGCTCGCCTGCGCGTGCGGCTGCTGGCCGCCGAGGGCCTGTACGACCACCTGTGCGATGCCCGAAGCATCAACTGCTGCGTCGGCCTATGCCTGGTGCCCGGAAAGCTCCAGAAGCAGCGCAGCACCATAATTAAGAACAGCCGCCACCCCATCTTCAATGAGGACTTCTTTTTTGATGGCCTGGGGCCGGCCAGTGTCCGAAAACTGGCCCTCAGGATCAAGGTGGTCAACAAGGGTAGCAGCCTCAAGCGGGACACGCTGCTGGGGGAGAAGGAGCTGCCTCTGACCTCCCTGCTCCCCTTCTTGTAA